The Bacteroides acidifaciens genome includes a region encoding these proteins:
- a CDS encoding 2-isopropylmalate synthase, producing the protein MDNRLFIFDTTLRDGEQVPGCQLNTVEKIQVAKALEALGVDVIEAGFPISSPGDFNSVIEISKAVTWPTICALTRAVQKDIDVAVDALKFAKHKRIHTGIGTSDSHIKYKFNSNREEIIERAVAAVKYARRFVDDVEFYAEDAGRTDNEYLARVVEAVIKAGATVVNIPDTTGYCLPSEYGAKIKYLIDHVDGIDNAILSTHCHNDLGMATANTIAGVLNGARQVEVTINGIGERAGNTALEEIAMIIKSHHEIDILTNINTQKIYPTSRMVSSLMNMPVQPNKAIVGRNAFAHSSGIHQDGVLKNVQTYEIIDPHDVGIDDNSIVLTARSGRAALKNRLTILGVELEQEKLDKVYEEFLKLADKKKDINDDDILVLAGADRSQNHRIKLEYLQVTSGVGVRSVASLGLNIAGEKFEGCASGNGPVDAAIKALKKIVDRHMTLKEFTIQAISKGSDDVGKVHMQVEYDNQIYYGFGANTDIIAASVEAYIDCINKFKS; encoded by the coding sequence ATGGACAATAGGTTATTTATTTTTGATACCACCCTCCGGGATGGAGAGCAGGTTCCGGGATGCCAGTTGAATACGGTAGAAAAGATTCAGGTAGCAAAGGCATTGGAAGCGCTGGGAGTAGACGTGATTGAAGCCGGATTCCCTATTTCAAGCCCGGGTGACTTTAACTCAGTAATTGAAATTTCTAAAGCGGTGACGTGGCCTACAATTTGTGCTTTGACACGTGCTGTTCAAAAAGATATTGATGTAGCTGTAGATGCACTGAAATTTGCAAAACATAAGCGTATCCATACAGGTATCGGTACTTCTGACTCGCACATTAAATATAAGTTTAACTCAAACCGTGAAGAGATTATCGAGCGGGCGGTAGCTGCCGTGAAATATGCCCGCCGTTTTGTAGACGATGTGGAGTTTTACGCAGAAGATGCCGGTCGTACGGATAACGAATATCTGGCACGTGTGGTAGAAGCTGTTATCAAGGCGGGAGCTACCGTGGTGAATATACCGGACACGACGGGTTATTGCCTGCCTTCGGAGTATGGTGCTAAGATTAAATACTTGATTGACCATGTAGATGGCATTGACAATGCAATCCTTTCTACTCATTGCCACAATGACTTGGGGATGGCTACTGCCAATACGATAGCAGGGGTTTTGAATGGTGCCCGCCAGGTGGAAGTCACCATCAACGGTATCGGCGAACGTGCCGGAAACACGGCACTCGAAGAAATCGCTATGATTATCAAGAGCCATCATGAAATCGACATTCTGACAAATATCAATACGCAGAAGATTTATCCTACCAGCCGCATGGTATCCAGCCTGATGAATATGCCGGTACAGCCGAACAAGGCTATTGTAGGGCGTAATGCTTTTGCTCACTCTTCGGGTATCCATCAGGATGGTGTGTTGAAGAATGTACAGACGTATGAGATTATCGACCCGCATGATGTAGGTATTGATGACAACTCTATCGTATTGACTGCCCGTAGCGGACGTGCTGCTTTGAAGAACCGTTTGACTATACTCGGGGTCGAACTGGAACAGGAAAAACTGGACAAGGTTTACGAAGAATTCTTGAAACTGGCTGATAAGAAGAAGGATATTAATGATGATGATATTCTGGTATTGGCAGGTGCAGACCGAAGTCAGAATCATCGCATCAAACTGGAATACTTGCAGGTGACAAGCGGTGTCGGTGTCCGTTCAGTAGCTAGCCTAGGATTGAATATCGCTGGTGAGAAGTTTGAAGGCTGCGCCAGTGGCAACGGTCCGGTAGATGCAGCTATCAAAGCATTGAAGAAAATTGTAGACCGTCATATGACGCTGAAAGAATTTACTATTCAGGCTATCAGCAAGGGAAGCGATGATGTAGGTAAGGTACATATGCAGGTGGAGTATGATAATCAGATTTATTATGGATTTGGAGCGAATACGGATATTATCGCCGCTTCGGTAGAAGCCTATATTGACTGTATCAACAAGTTCAAATCGTAA
- the leuC gene encoding 3-isopropylmalate dehydratase large subunit encodes MNTLFDKIWDAHVVTTVEDGPTQLYIDRLYCHEVTSPQAFAGLRERGIGVLRPEKVFCMPDHNTPTHDQDKPIEDPISKTQVDTLTQNAKDFGLAHYGMMHPKNGIIHVVGPERGLTLPGMTIVCGDSHTSTHGAMGAIAFGIGTSEVEMVLASQCILQSRPKTMRITVDGELGKGVTAKDVALYMMSKMTTSGATGYFVEYAGSAIRNLTMEGRLTLCNLSIEMGARGGMVAPDEVTFEYIKGRENAPKGEEWESALAYWKTLKSDDNAVFDKEVRFNAADIEPMITYGTNPGMGMGITQHIPTTEGMGEAAQVSFKKSLDYMGFGPGESLLGKKIDYVFLGACTNGRIEDFRAFASLVKGRKKADNVIAWLVPGSWMVDAQIRKEGIDKILAEAGFAIRQPGCSACLAMNDDKIPAGKYSVSTSNRNFEGRQGPGARTLLASPLVAAAAAVTGVITDPRKLM; translated from the coding sequence ATGAATACATTATTTGATAAGATATGGGACGCTCATGTGGTGACTACCGTGGAAGATGGTCCGACACAACTTTATATCGACCGTTTATATTGTCATGAAGTAACAAGCCCGCAAGCCTTTGCCGGATTGCGTGAACGCGGAATCGGAGTATTGCGTCCGGAAAAGGTGTTTTGTATGCCTGACCATAATACGCCGACTCACGATCAGGACAAACCGATTGAAGATCCGATTTCTAAGACTCAGGTGGATACTTTGACGCAGAATGCAAAAGATTTCGGTTTGGCACACTATGGTATGATGCATCCTAAGAATGGTATTATTCATGTGGTAGGTCCGGAACGTGGTCTGACTCTGCCGGGGATGACTATCGTTTGTGGTGACTCTCATACTTCTACCCATGGTGCGATGGGAGCGATTGCTTTCGGTATCGGAACGAGTGAAGTGGAAATGGTGCTGGCTTCGCAATGTATTCTTCAGTCAAGACCGAAAACAATGCGTATCACTGTAGACGGTGAATTAGGCAAGGGAGTGACTGCAAAAGATGTGGCTTTGTACATGATGTCCAAGATGACTACCAGTGGCGCTACCGGATACTTTGTGGAATATGCAGGTTCGGCTATCCGCAATCTGACTATGGAAGGACGCCTTACTCTCTGTAACCTTTCTATTGAAATGGGCGCACGTGGTGGCATGGTCGCTCCTGATGAAGTGACTTTTGAGTATATCAAAGGTCGTGAGAATGCTCCGAAGGGAGAAGAGTGGGAGAGTGCTTTGGCGTATTGGAAAACGTTGAAGAGTGATGATAACGCCGTATTTGATAAGGAAGTCCGCTTCAATGCTGCCGATATCGAGCCGATGATTACTTACGGAACGAATCCGGGTATGGGCATGGGTATCACTCAGCATATTCCTACTACTGAGGGCATGGGAGAAGCCGCTCAGGTTTCTTTCAAAAAATCACTGGATTATATGGGATTCGGGCCGGGCGAGTCTTTGCTGGGCAAGAAGATTGACTATGTATTCCTGGGTGCTTGTACAAACGGTCGTATCGAAGATTTCCGTGCGTTCGCTTCTCTGGTGAAAGGTCGCAAGAAAGCGGATAATGTGATTGCATGGCTGGTTCCGGGTTCCTGGATGGTGGATGCCCAGATTCGTAAAGAGGGTATTGACAAGATATTGGCTGAAGCCGGTTTCGCTATCCGTCAGCCGGGATGCTCTGCTTGCCTGGCGATGAATGATGACAAGATTCCGGCAGGAAAGTATTCGGTATCCACCAGTAACCGTAATTTCGAAGGCCGTCAGGGACCGGGTGCGCGTACATTGCTTGCCAGTCCGTTGGTAGCGGCTGCTGCGGCTGTGACAGGTGTGATTACCGACCCAAGGAAGCTGATGTGA
- the leuD gene encoding 3-isopropylmalate dehydratase small subunit, translated as MAKTKFNIITSTCVPLPLENVDTDQIIPARFLKATTREEKFFGDNLFRDWRYNADGSLNKDFVLNNPTYGGQVLVAGKNFGSGSSREHAAWAIAGYGFRVVVSSFFADIHKNNELNNFVLPVVVTEGFLQELFDSIEADPKMEVEVNLPEQTITNKATGKSEHFEINAYKKHCLMNGLDDIDFLLSNKDKIEEWEKKA; from the coding sequence ATGGCTAAGACTAAATTTAATATAATAACAAGTACTTGTGTACCCCTTCCCTTAGAAAATGTAGATACTGACCAGATTATTCCGGCACGTTTCCTGAAAGCGACCACCCGTGAAGAGAAATTCTTCGGTGATAACCTTTTTCGTGACTGGCGTTACAATGCCGACGGTAGCCTGAATAAGGATTTTGTGTTGAACAATCCTACTTATGGCGGACAGGTGTTGGTGGCAGGAAAGAACTTCGGTTCCGGTTCGAGCCGTGAACATGCAGCCTGGGCGATTGCCGGATATGGTTTCCGTGTGGTGGTTTCCAGTTTCTTTGCCGATATTCATAAGAATAACGAGTTGAACAACTTTGTGCTTCCGGTGGTTGTTACCGAAGGTTTTCTGCAGGAATTGTTCGATTCGATTGAAGCGGACCCGAAGATGGAAGTGGAAGTGAACCTTCCCGAACAGACCATCACCAACAAGGCGACAGGTAAAAGTGAACATTTCGAAATCAATGCTTACAAGAAACATTGTCTGATGAATGGATTGGACGATATAGATTTTCTGCTGAGCAATAAAGACAAAATAGAAGAATGGGAAAAGAAGGCGTGA
- a CDS encoding alpha-isopropylmalate synthase regulatory domain-containing protein has translation MGKEGVKIEIMDTTLRDGEQTSGVSFVPHEKLMIARLLLEDLKVDRVEVASARVSEGEFKAVKMICDWAARRNLLHKVEVLGFVDGHTSVDWIQRTGCRVINLLCKGSLKHCTQQLKKTLAEHLADVIDVVHYADEQDITVNVYLEDWSNGIKDSPEYVFQLMDGLKDTSIKRFMLPDTLGILNPLQVIEYMRKMKKRYPHTHFDFHAHNDYDLAVSNVLAAVLSGVKGLHTTINGLGERAGNAPLASVQAILKDHFNAVTNIDESRLNDVSRVVESYSGIMIPANKPIVGENVFTQVAGVHADGDNKNNLYCNDLLPERFGRKREYALGKTSGKANIRKNLEDLGLQLDEDSMRKVTERIIELGDKKELVTQEDLPYIVSDVLKHGSIGEKVKLKSYFVNLAHGLKPMATLKIEINGKEYEESSGGDGQYDAFVRALRKIYKVTLGRKFPMLTNYAVTIPPGGRTDAFVQTVITWSYDEQVFRTRGLDADQTEAAIKATMKMLNLIEDEYEKNND, from the coding sequence ATGGGAAAAGAAGGCGTGAAAATAGAAATCATGGACACGACGCTCCGTGATGGTGAACAGACCAGCGGAGTATCTTTTGTGCCTCATGAGAAACTAATGATCGCCCGTTTACTATTGGAAGATTTGAAAGTAGACCGGGTGGAGGTTGCTTCGGCACGAGTATCGGAGGGCGAGTTTAAAGCCGTGAAGATGATTTGTGACTGGGCGGCCCGGCGCAATCTGCTTCACAAGGTGGAAGTGCTGGGATTTGTAGACGGTCATACTTCAGTGGACTGGATACAGCGTACTGGCTGCCGTGTGATCAATCTTCTTTGCAAAGGTTCGCTGAAACATTGTACACAGCAACTGAAAAAGACTCTGGCAGAGCATCTGGCAGATGTCATTGACGTGGTGCACTATGCCGACGAACAGGATATCACTGTCAATGTTTATCTGGAGGACTGGAGCAACGGCATAAAGGATTCTCCCGAATATGTGTTCCAGTTGATGGATGGATTGAAAGATACGAGTATCAAGCGTTTCATGTTGCCCGATACTCTGGGAATCTTGAATCCGTTGCAAGTAATAGAGTATATGCGGAAGATGAAGAAGCGTTATCCACATACTCATTTCGATTTCCATGCACACAATGACTATGATTTGGCGGTGAGTAATGTGCTGGCAGCGGTATTGAGCGGTGTCAAAGGATTGCATACTACCATCAACGGACTGGGCGAACGGGCGGGCAATGCTCCTCTCGCAAGCGTGCAGGCTATTCTGAAAGACCATTTCAATGCGGTGACCAATATCGACGAAAGCCGCTTGAACGATGTCAGCCGGGTGGTGGAGTCGTATTCGGGTATCATGATACCTGCCAATAAGCCGATTGTAGGTGAGAATGTATTTACGCAAGTGGCAGGCGTGCATGCCGACGGCGACAATAAAAATAACCTGTATTGCAATGACCTGCTTCCCGAACGGTTCGGGCGGAAACGTGAATATGCGTTGGGAAAGACAAGCGGCAAGGCGAATATCCGCAAGAACCTCGAAGACCTCGGGCTGCAACTGGACGAAGACTCTATGCGCAAGGTGACGGAACGTATTATCGAATTGGGAGACAAGAAAGAACTGGTGACTCAGGAAGATTTGCCATATATTGTTTCCGATGTGCTGAAGCATGGTTCGATAGGCGAGAAGGTTAAACTGAAGAGTTATTTCGTGAATCTTGCCCATGGTTTGAAGCCGATGGCAACGTTGAAGATAGAAATAAACGGAAAAGAATACGAAGAAAGTTCGGGTGGAGACGGTCAGTATGATGCTTTCGTTCGTGCATTGCGTAAGATATATAAGGTGACGCTGGGACGCAAGTTCCCGATGCTGACCAATTATGCGGTGACAATCCCGCCCGGTGGGCGTACGGATGCGTTTGTGCAGACGGTAATCACATGGAGTTACGATGAACAGGTGTTCCGTACCCGTGGACTGGATGCCGACCAGACGGAGGCTGCCATCAAAGCTACTATGAAGATGCTCAATCTCATAGAAGACGAATATGAGAAAAATAACGATTAA
- the leuB gene encoding 3-isopropylmalate dehydrogenase, with the protein MDFKIAVLAGDGIGPEISVQGVEVMSAVCEKFGHKVNYDYAICGADAIDKVGDPFPEATYQVCKDADAVLFSAVGDPKFDNDPTAKVRPEQGLLAMRKKLGLFANIRPVQTFKCLIHKSPLRAELVENADFICIRELTGGMYFGEKYQDNDKAYDTNYYTRPEIERILKVAFEYAMKRRKHLTVVDKANVLASSRLWRQIAQEMAPNYPEVTTDYMFVDNAAMKMVQEPAFFDVMVTENTFGDILTDEGSVISGSMGLLPSASTGESTPVFEPIHGSWPQAKGLNIANPLAQILSVAMLFEYFDLKEEGALIRKAVDASLDENVRTPEIQVAGGAKYGTKEVGQWIVDYIKKA; encoded by the coding sequence ATGGATTTTAAAATTGCTGTATTAGCAGGCGACGGTATCGGACCGGAAATCTCTGTGCAAGGTGTAGAGGTGATGAGTGCCGTTTGCGAGAAGTTTGGTCACAAAGTGAATTACGATTATGCCATCTGTGGCGCCGACGCGATAGATAAAGTGGGTGATCCGTTCCCAGAAGCAACTTATCAGGTGTGTAAGGATGCGGACGCTGTATTGTTCTCTGCCGTAGGTGACCCGAAATTTGACAATGACCCTACTGCTAAAGTACGTCCCGAACAAGGTCTGCTGGCTATGCGTAAGAAACTGGGACTTTTCGCCAATATCCGTCCTGTACAGACATTCAAATGCCTGATTCACAAATCTCCATTGCGTGCGGAACTGGTGGAGAACGCTGATTTCATCTGCATCCGCGAATTGACCGGTGGTATGTATTTCGGTGAAAAGTATCAGGATAATGACAAAGCTTATGATACCAACTACTATACCCGTCCTGAAATCGAACGCATCCTGAAAGTGGCTTTCGAATATGCAATGAAGCGCAGAAAACACTTGACAGTGGTAGATAAGGCGAATGTGCTTGCTTCTTCACGTCTGTGGCGTCAGATTGCGCAGGAAATGGCTCCCAACTATCCGGAAGTAACGACTGACTATATGTTTGTGGACAATGCTGCCATGAAGATGGTTCAGGAACCGGCATTCTTCGATGTGATGGTTACTGAAAATACATTCGGGGATATTCTGACGGACGAAGGTTCGGTAATCAGCGGTTCTATGGGATTGCTTCCGTCTGCTTCTACCGGTGAGAGCACTCCGGTATTTGAACCTATTCACGGCTCATGGCCGCAGGCCAAAGGATTGAACATTGCTAATCCGTTGGCACAGATTCTTTCCGTAGCTATGCTGTTCGAGTATTTCGACCTGAAAGAAGAGGGGGCGTTGATTCGTAAAGCGGTAGACGCTTCTTTGGATGAGAATGTGCGTACGCCGGAAATCCAGGTTGCCGGTGGTGCCAAATACGGTACGAAAGAAGTAGGGCAGTGGATTGTTGACTATATTAAAAAGGCTTGA
- a CDS encoding phosphatase PAP2 family protein, giving the protein MVNTDLIKYLSEIDTNIFLSFNGIHSPFWDYFMTSFTGKIIWVPMYATILYILLKNFHWKAVLCYVVAIALTITFADQICSSLIRPVVARLRPANLENPIVDMVYIVNGYRGGSYGFPSCHAANSFGLALYVICTFRKRWLSLFIIAWAVLNCYTRIYLGVHYPGDLLVGGIIGGFGGWMFSTIAHKAAVYLEPSTRMRRNEIKQTSVTIYTGLLTVLGILIYSTIKSW; this is encoded by the coding sequence ATGGTAAACACCGACCTCATAAAATACCTGTCAGAGATAGATACAAATATCTTCCTGTCTTTCAATGGTATCCACTCCCCTTTTTGGGATTACTTTATGACTTCTTTTACAGGAAAGATAATCTGGGTGCCTATGTACGCTACCATCCTGTATATCTTACTAAAAAACTTTCACTGGAAAGCAGTGCTGTGTTATGTGGTAGCCATTGCCCTTACCATCACCTTTGCCGACCAGATATGCAGCAGCCTTATCCGGCCGGTTGTAGCACGCCTGCGTCCCGCCAACCTCGAAAATCCGATTGTCGATATGGTATATATCGTAAATGGATACCGCGGCGGAAGCTACGGTTTCCCATCCTGCCATGCCGCCAATTCATTCGGACTTGCCCTGTATGTGATATGTACGTTCCGCAAACGCTGGCTAAGTCTTTTTATCATAGCATGGGCTGTACTCAATTGCTATACCCGCATTTATCTGGGGGTACACTATCCCGGAGATTTACTTGTCGGCGGTATCATCGGCGGATTCGGCGGATGGATGTTCAGTACTATTGCTCATAAAGCAGCCGTTTATTTAGAGCCATCCACTCGCATGAGAAGAAATGAAATCAAGCAAACATCAGTCACTATTTATACAGGATTGCTGACGGTGCTCGGAATCCTTATCTATTCCACGATTAAAAGTTGGTAA
- a CDS encoding LTA synthase family protein: MKKRIIQFLTTYFLFVLLFVLQKPIFMVYYHELYNDVSFGNYFSVMWHGLPLDLSLAGYLTAIPGLILIASAWTQSSILRRIRQVYFGLIAFVMACIFIIDLGLYGFWGFRLDATPIFYFFSSPKDAMASVNFGFVLLGILAMLIYASLLYCIFYMVLIRERKPLKIPYRRQNVSLALLLLTAALFIPIRGGFTVSTMNLSKVYFSQDQRMNHAAINPAFSFMYSATHQTNFDKQYRFMDPKVADELFAEMLDKPVAATDSIPQLLNTQRPNIVFIILESFSTHLMETFGGQPNVAVNMDKFAKEGILFSNFYANSFRTDRGLASIISAYPGQPSTSIMKYPEKTDKLPSIPRSLKNAGYSLDYYYGGDADFTNMRSYLISSGIEKIVCDKDFPLSERTGKWGAHDHVLFQRLLKDMKEEKQKEPFLKFVQTSSSHEPFKVPFHRLDDKGLNAFAYADSCVGDFIKQYKELPQWKNTVFVLVPDHQGVYPYPIENPLDGQTIPLILLGGAIKEPRVIDTYASQIDIAATLLSQLGLPHDEFTFSKDIMNPASPHFGYFTRPNFFGMVTPENQLVYNLDANTVQLDEGTEKGANLEKGKAFLQKLYDDLAKR, translated from the coding sequence ATGAAAAAGAGAATCATACAATTTCTCACGACCTATTTTTTATTTGTCCTTCTGTTTGTTCTTCAAAAACCTATCTTCATGGTTTACTACCATGAACTATATAATGATGTGTCCTTCGGCAACTATTTCAGCGTCATGTGGCACGGCCTTCCTCTGGATTTATCCCTCGCAGGTTATCTCACAGCCATTCCGGGACTGATACTCATAGCTTCTGCCTGGACGCAATCATCCATTCTCCGGCGTATCCGGCAAGTCTACTTCGGTTTAATAGCCTTCGTCATGGCGTGTATCTTTATCATCGACTTGGGATTATACGGCTTTTGGGGATTCCGCCTGGACGCCACCCCCATTTTCTACTTCTTTTCTTCGCCCAAAGACGCTATGGCAAGTGTCAACTTTGGGTTTGTCCTGCTAGGCATACTGGCAATGCTCATCTATGCCTCCCTCTTATACTGCATATTCTATATGGTACTTATCCGTGAAAGAAAACCGTTGAAAATACCTTACCGGCGACAAAATGTCTCTCTCGCGCTTCTATTGCTGACAGCCGCCCTCTTTATCCCTATCCGCGGCGGTTTCACCGTATCGACCATGAACTTGAGCAAAGTATATTTCAGCCAAGACCAGCGGATGAACCATGCTGCTATCAATCCGGCATTCAGCTTTATGTACTCTGCTACCCATCAGACTAACTTCGACAAGCAATACCGCTTCATGGATCCGAAAGTGGCGGACGAGTTATTTGCGGAAATGCTCGACAAACCTGTCGCAGCAACAGACAGCATCCCACAATTATTGAACACCCAACGCCCGAATATCGTCTTTATCATTCTCGAAAGTTTCTCCACACACTTGATGGAAACATTCGGCGGGCAGCCCAACGTGGCGGTCAATATGGATAAATTCGCAAAAGAAGGCATCTTATTCAGTAATTTCTACGCCAACAGTTTCCGAACCGACCGCGGACTGGCATCTATCATCAGCGCTTATCCCGGACAGCCGAGCACCAGTATCATGAAGTATCCCGAAAAGACAGACAAACTTCCCTCTATCCCGCGCAGTCTGAAAAACGCCGGATATAGCCTGGATTATTACTACGGCGGAGACGCTGATTTTACCAATATGCGCTCTTATCTCATATCTTCCGGTATCGAAAAGATTGTTTGCGATAAAGATTTCCCGCTATCCGAACGTACAGGCAAATGGGGAGCACATGACCATGTCCTGTTCCAACGTCTGCTGAAAGATATGAAGGAAGAGAAACAAAAAGAGCCTTTCCTGAAATTTGTTCAGACTTCAAGCAGCCACGAACCATTTAAAGTTCCGTTTCACCGACTGGATGATAAAGGACTCAACGCCTTCGCATACGCTGATAGTTGCGTAGGCGACTTCATCAAACAATACAAGGAACTTCCACAGTGGAAAAACACTGTGTTTGTACTCGTTCCGGATCATCAAGGAGTTTATCCCTATCCGATAGAAAACCCATTGGACGGACAGACTATCCCGCTTATCCTGCTCGGTGGAGCAATCAAAGAACCTCGTGTCATAGATACCTATGCTTCGCAAATTGATATTGCCGCCACCCTGCTCTCCCAACTGGGATTGCCACACGATGAATTTACTTTCAGTAAGGATATCATGAATCCGGCATCTCCACATTTCGGATACTTCACCCGCCCGAACTTCTTCGGTATGGTGACCCCCGAAAACCAACTGGTATATAATCTGGATGCCAATACCGTACAGCTTGACGAAGGCACGGAAAAAGGAGCGAACCTCGAAAAAGGAAAAGCGTTCCTGCAAAAGCTCTACGATGACCTTGCAAAACGCTAG
- the cysK gene encoding cysteine synthase A: MAKIAKKLTDLVGNTPLMELSGYSEKYGLEQNIIAKLESFNPAGSVKDRVALSMIEDAEARGVLKSGATIIEPTSGNTGVGLAMVATIKGYHLILTMPETMSLERRNLLKALGAEIVLTDGLGGMAASIAKAEELRDSIPGSVILQQFENPANAAVHERTTGEEIWRDTDGEVAVFVAGVGTGGTICGVARALKKHNSNVYIVAVEPAASPILEGGQAAPHRIQGIGANFIPKLYDASVVDEVIGVPDDEAIRAGRELSATEGLLAGISSGAAVYAARQLAQRPEFKNKKIVALLPDTGERYLSTELFAFDAYPLD, from the coding sequence ATGGCAAAGATTGCAAAGAAACTAACAGATTTAGTGGGGAATACCCCTTTGATGGAACTTTCCGGTTATAGCGAAAAGTATGGTCTTGAACAAAATATTATTGCCAAACTGGAGTCTTTTAACCCGGCGGGAAGTGTGAAAGACAGGGTGGCTCTTTCGATGATTGAAGATGCGGAAGCACGCGGAGTATTGAAATCCGGCGCAACAATTATTGAACCGACAAGTGGAAATACGGGTGTCGGACTGGCGATGGTGGCTACCATCAAAGGGTATCATCTGATATTGACCATGCCTGAGACGATGAGTCTGGAACGGCGGAATCTGTTGAAAGCGCTCGGTGCGGAAATTGTATTGACGGACGGACTGGGCGGGATGGCTGCTTCCATTGCCAAAGCGGAGGAGTTGCGCGACAGTATTCCCGGTTCGGTGATTCTGCAACAGTTTGAGAATCCTGCCAATGCTGCTGTTCATGAGCGTACGACAGGTGAAGAGATATGGCGGGATACGGACGGTGAAGTGGCGGTTTTCGTTGCCGGAGTAGGTACGGGCGGAACGATTTGCGGTGTGGCGCGTGCATTGAAGAAGCATAATTCGAATGTTTATATAGTAGCGGTGGAACCGGCAGCGTCTCCTATATTGGAAGGCGGACAGGCAGCTCCGCATCGTATTCAGGGAATAGGGGCAAACTTTATTCCGAAGTTGTATGATGCATCTGTGGTGGATGAAGTGATTGGTGTGCCCGATGATGAAGCGATTCGCGCAGGACGTGAATTGTCGGCTACGGAAGGGTTGCTAGCGGGAATTTCTTCGGGTGCGGCGGTGTATGCAGCGCGTCAGTTGGCGCAGCGTCCGGAATTTAAGAACAAAAAAATCGTAGCGTTGTTACCTGATACGGGAGAGCGTTATCTGTCTACCGAATTATTTGCATTTGACGCGTATCCGTTGGATTGA
- a CDS encoding tetratricopeptide repeat protein encodes MVRIIIALLFCFPVAICAQTYQQLSERAIECIENDSLPQAEELLIKALKMEPKNAKNALLFSNLGLVQRRLGEFDKALESYSFALNFAPLAVPILLDRAAIYMEMGKTDRAYTDYCQVLDEDKKNKEALLMRAYIYVIRRDYPAARIDYNRLLEIDPQSYSGCLGLATLEQKEGKFREALEILNKMIVGSPDDAMLYIARADVEREMKHDDLALVDLEEAIRLDASSADAYLLRGNIYLAQKKKALAKTDFEKAISLGVPPADLHEQLRQCK; translated from the coding sequence ATGGTAAGAATTATTATAGCATTACTCTTTTGTTTTCCGGTTGCCATCTGTGCGCAGACTTATCAGCAGTTGTCTGAAAGAGCAATCGAATGTATTGAGAACGATAGTCTTCCTCAAGCCGAAGAGCTTTTGATTAAAGCCTTGAAGATGGAACCGAAGAATGCGAAGAATGCGTTGCTTTTTTCTAATCTGGGCTTGGTGCAACGTCGGTTGGGAGAGTTTGACAAGGCACTCGAATCTTATTCTTTTGCACTGAACTTTGCTCCGTTGGCAGTTCCTATTCTGCTCGACCGTGCTGCCATTTATATGGAGATGGGAAAGACGGATCGTGCTTATACGGATTACTGCCAGGTGCTCGACGAGGATAAAAAGAATAAGGAAGCGTTGCTGATGCGTGCTTATATTTATGTGATACGCAGGGATTATCCGGCTGCACGGATAGATTATAACCGTTTGTTGGAGATTGACCCTCAGAGTTATAGCGGCTGTCTCGGGCTGGCTACTTTGGAGCAGAAAGAAGGGAAGTTCCGGGAAGCTCTTGAAATTCTGAACAAGATGATTGTGGGAAGCCCTGACGATGCAATGCTTTACATTGCCCGTGCCGATGTGGAGCGCGAGATGAAACACGATGACTTGGCATTGGTGGATTTGGAAGAAGCTATACGGTTGGATGCGTCATCAGCGGATGCTTATCTGTTGCGCGGAAATATCTATCTGGCTCAAAAGAAGAAGGCACTGGCTAAAACGGACTTTGAGAAGGCCATATCTTTGGGAGTACCGCCTGCGGATTTGCATGAACAACTTCGGCAATGCAAGTGA